The Corylus avellana chromosome ca8, CavTom2PMs-1.0 genome has a segment encoding these proteins:
- the LOC132189551 gene encoding zinc finger protein CONSTANS-LIKE 5: MGIEAESLKRFGGAWGAAAKPCDSCKSAAAAVFCRADSAFLCLGCDAKIHCANKLASRHERVWMCEVCEQAPAAVTCKADAAALCVTCDADIHSANPVARRHERVPVEPFFDSAEAIIKSSALSNFLVVPAVDNSNDTKNNHHHHDEAEAASWLIPNPNFSSKLMDAPDLKPGDMLFSDVDPFLDFDYPNPFHSAGTDSVVPVQTKPVSAPIINRSTENCFDIDFCKSKLSAFSYPTHSLSQSVSSSDVGVVPDGNSMSDISYPFGRNMCADPNITVSGTTNQVATQLCGTDREARVLRYREKRKNRKFEKTIRYASRKAYAETRPRIKGRFAKRTEIDSEVDCLYDSVSSAAFISDAQYGVVPTF; this comes from the exons ATGGGAATTGAAGCGGAGAGCTTGAAGCGGTTCGGGGGAGCGTGGGGCGCGGCGGCTAAGCCCTGCGACTCCTGCAAATCGGCCGCGGCCGCGGTTTTCTGCCGGGCTGACTCGGCGTTTCTCTGCCTCGGCTGCGACGCCAAAATCCATTGTGCCAACAAGCTGGCGTCGCGGCACGAGCGCGTGTGGATGTGCGAGGTGTGCGAGCAGGCCCCCGCGGCCGTCACGTGCAAGGCCGACGCTGCTGCCCTCTGTGTCACCTGCGACGCAGACATCCACTCCGCTAATCCGGTGGCGCGACGCCACGAGCGCGTCCCCGTGGAGCCCTTCTTCGACTCCGCCGAGGCCATAATCAAATCCTCCGCGCTCAGTAATTTCCTGGTGGTTCCCGCGGTGGACAACTCCAACGACACCAAAAACAACCACCACCATCACGACGAGGCGGAAGCGGCGTCGTGGCTTATCCCCAACCCGAATTTCAGCTCCAAGCTCATGGATGCTCCGGATTTGAAACCCGGTGACATGCTATTCTCTGACGTGGATCCGTTTCTTGATTTCGATTACCCGAACCCGTTTCACAGTGCTGGCACGGATAGCGTAGTACCGGTTCAGACTAAGCCCGTCTCTGCTCCCATCATCAACCGCTCCACAGAGAATTGTTTTGATATCGATTTCTGCAAATCCAAGCTCTCCGCATTCAGCTATCCGACCCACTCTCTTAGCCAAAGC GTTTCGTCGTCCGATGTTGGGGTGGTTCCGGACGGGAATTCCATGTCCGATATATCGTATCCTTTCGGCCGGAACATGTGTGCCGATCCGAACATAACGGTCTCGGGGACTACGAACCAAGTGGCTACTCAGTTGTGTGGAACCGATCGCGAGGCTAGGGTTTTAAGGTACAGGGAGAAGAGGAAGAACCGGAAGTTCGAGAAGACGATTCGCTACGCTTCGAGAAAAGCCTACGCCGAAACCCGGCCGAGAATCAAAGGCCGGTTCGCGAAACGCACAGAGATAGACTCCGAGGTGGACTGCCTGTATGACTCGGTGTCATCTGCGGCTTTCATATCTGACGCGCAGTACGGCGTCGTTCCCACCTTCTGA